Proteins encoded together in one Mastomys coucha isolate ucsf_1 unplaced genomic scaffold, UCSF_Mcou_1 pScaffold16, whole genome shotgun sequence window:
- the Ctsk gene encoding cathepsin K — MWVFKFLLLPMVSFALHPEEMLDTQWELWKKAHRKQYSSKVDEISRRLIWEKNLKRISVHNLEASLGVHTYELAMNHLGDMTSEEVVQKMTGLRIPPSRSYSNDTLYTPEWEGRVPDAIDYRKKGYVTPVRNQGQCGSCWAFSSAGALEGQLKKKTGKLLSLSPQNLVDCVSENYGCGGGYMTTAFQYVQQNGGIDSEDAYPYVGQDESCMYNATAKAAKCRGYRELPVGSEKALKRAVARVGPISVSIDASLTSFQFYSRGVYYDENCDCENVNHAVLVVGYGTQKGSKHWIIKNSWGESWGNKGYVLLARNKNNACGITNLASFPKM; from the exons ATGTGGGTGTTCAAGTTTCTGCTGCTACCCATGGTGAGCTTTGCTCTACACCCCGAGGAGATGCTGGACACCCAGTGGGAGCTGTGGAAGAAGGCCCACAGGAAGCAGTATAGCAGCAAG GTGGATGAAATCTCTCGGCGTTTAATTTGGGAAAAAAACCTGAAGCGAATCTCCGTCCATAATCTTGAGGCCTCTCTTGGTGTCCATACGTATGAACTGGCCATGAATCACTTGGGAGACATG ACCAGTGAAGAAGTGGTTCAGAAGATGACTGGGCTCAGAATACCACCCTCACGTTCCTACAGTAATGACACTCTCTATACCCCAGAGTGGGAAGGCAGAGTCCCAGATGCCATCGACTATCGAAAGAAAGGATATGTTACTCCAGTCAGAAACCAG GGCCAGTGCGGTTCCTGTTGGGCTTTCAGCTCTGCTGGTGCCCTAGAGGGCCAACTCAAGAAGAAAACTGGTAAACTCTTATCTCTGAGTCCCCAGAATCTTGTGGACTGTGTGTCTGAGAATTACGGCTGCGGAGGCGGCTATATGACCACGGCCTTCCAATACGTGCAGCAGAATGGAGGCATTGACTCTGAAGACGCCTACCCATATGTGGGACAG GATGAGAGCTGTATGTATAACGCCACGGCAAAGGCAGCCAAATGCAGAGGGTACAGAGAGCTCCCTGTGGGCAGCGAGAAAGCCCTGAAGAGAGCGGTGGCTCGGGTGGGACCCATCTCTGTTTCCATCGACGCAAGCTTGACATCTTTCCAGTTTTACAGCAGAG GTGTGTACTATGATGAGAATTGTGACTGTGAGAATGTGAACCATGCGGTGTTGGTCGTGGGCTATGGCACCCAGAAGGGAAGCAAGCACTGGATAATTAAAAACAG CTGGGGAGAAAGCTGGGGAAACAAAGGATATGTTCTCCTGGCTCGGAATAAGAACAACGCCTGCGGCATTACCAACCTGGCCAGCTTCCCCAAGATGTGA